A window of Chitinophaga sp. MM2321 contains these coding sequences:
- a CDS encoding GntP family permease codes for MVIPLLQSITGLLAGIALIVLLTARYKVHAFFALLMASLLVGLVLRLPVAEIITITKNGFGHIVGSLGLLIILGTTLGLLLEHTGSTAVLAGFVLKKIGAGRSPLAMNITGYLVGLPIFCDSGYIVLSGLNKALAKRSGVSMVIMASSLASGLYAIHCLMPPHPGVTAATGTIHADMGKVMLYGLLVAIPAALCGYVWAVYAGNKLPAPVIREEEEITPGQQLPSVLLSVLPIAVPILLIALHSFMALETVNDNFLVRLIATLGIPEVALSVGIALALLGKRNWDRAGLGKILQDGAEKAAGILVIIGGGGAFGAILAKADIGSHLAQSTAIASLGLFLPFLVTTVLKTAQGSSTVAIITAASIIQPLLPALGLDSDTGRIICVLAMGAGSMMISHTNDAYFWVISKFSGLEIKDMLRVYSIGTIFMGLISVFFVYILSMMIN; via the coding sequence TTGGTCATTCCTTTATTACAGAGTATTACAGGGTTGCTGGCTGGAATTGCCCTGATAGTATTGCTCACAGCCAGGTATAAGGTGCATGCCTTTTTTGCGTTGCTGATGGCCAGCCTGCTGGTAGGATTAGTACTGCGGCTTCCGGTGGCGGAAATTATTACCATTACCAAAAATGGTTTCGGGCATATCGTAGGTTCGCTGGGGTTATTGATTATTTTAGGTACTACGCTGGGATTGCTGCTGGAACACACAGGAAGCACCGCTGTGCTGGCTGGTTTTGTACTCAAAAAAATCGGAGCAGGCCGCTCTCCGCTGGCCATGAATATTACCGGCTACCTGGTGGGATTACCTATTTTCTGTGATTCCGGTTACATTGTATTAAGCGGGCTCAATAAGGCGCTGGCAAAGCGTTCGGGCGTATCAATGGTGATCATGGCATCCTCGCTCGCTTCCGGGCTCTATGCCATCCATTGTCTCATGCCGCCGCATCCGGGCGTTACAGCTGCCACCGGTACCATTCATGCAGACATGGGCAAAGTAATGTTGTACGGACTCCTCGTGGCGATACCTGCCGCGTTATGCGGTTATGTATGGGCGGTATATGCCGGAAATAAACTCCCTGCACCGGTTATCAGGGAGGAAGAAGAAATAACACCCGGACAACAACTTCCTTCTGTATTACTTTCTGTACTTCCCATAGCGGTACCTATTCTCCTGATCGCCCTGCATTCTTTCATGGCGCTGGAAACCGTAAACGATAATTTCCTGGTGCGGCTCATCGCTACATTGGGTATTCCTGAAGTAGCCCTCAGCGTCGGAATTGCACTGGCATTACTGGGAAAGCGGAACTGGGATCGTGCCGGTCTTGGTAAGATCCTCCAGGACGGCGCGGAAAAAGCAGCGGGCATCCTCGTTATTATAGGCGGTGGTGGCGCCTTTGGTGCTATCCTCGCAAAAGCAGATATCGGCAGTCATCTCGCGCAGAGTACAGCCATAGCCAGTCTCGGCCTGTTCTTACCTTTTCTTGTCACCACCGTTTTAAAAACAGCCCAGGGATCTTCCACGGTGGCTATCATCACCGCAGCATCTATCATACAACCTTTGCTACCTGCACTGGGCCTCGATAGCGATACCGGCAGGATCATCTGTGTACTGGCTATGGGAGCGGGTTCTATGATGATCTCCCATACCAATGATGCCTATTTCTGGGTGATATCAAAGTTCTCCGGACTGGAAATAAAAGATATGCTGCGGGTATATTCCATCGGCACCATCTTTATGGGACTTATATCCGTATTTTTTGTTTATATACTTTCTATGATGATAAATTAG
- a CDS encoding geranylgeranylglycerol-phosphate geranylgeranyltransferase yields MKSTVVFAKLVRWPNLVFILLTQALFYFCVINRLLPDYMSVTHLTFITISYVLIAAAGYIINDYFDLRIDLINKPERVFITNGISKYWAIGWYALLNIVAIGLSTFVDMDAAGKTIVGSTVTCIVLLFFYSAIFKKKFLIGNIVVAGVTAWSIIVLTCMQAGWSWLHDDGNNTQMIGWLAILYTGFAFIISLIREIIKDMEDVVGDEKFRCRTMPIVWGITGARLFVITLLGVLVLVLFATTVVLLREQRWLMGLYCGGMIITPLVAVAVKLGKAATTSDYHRLSTYIKLVMLSGIASMLFFIV; encoded by the coding sequence ATGAAATCAACTGTTGTCTTTGCAAAGCTGGTACGGTGGCCCAACCTGGTGTTTATATTGCTCACTCAGGCGCTATTTTATTTTTGTGTTATCAATCGTTTGCTGCCGGATTATATGTCGGTTACTCATCTGACATTTATTACCATTTCATATGTGTTGATTGCTGCTGCCGGGTATATTATCAATGATTATTTTGATTTACGGATTGACCTCATCAATAAACCGGAGCGGGTATTTATTACCAACGGTATCAGTAAATACTGGGCTATTGGCTGGTATGCCCTGCTGAATATCGTGGCTATCGGGCTAAGCACATTTGTGGATATGGATGCAGCAGGAAAGACGATTGTTGGCAGTACTGTTACCTGTATTGTGTTGCTTTTCTTTTATTCTGCTATCTTCAAAAAGAAATTTCTCATCGGAAATATAGTAGTAGCGGGGGTTACAGCCTGGTCTATTATTGTGCTTACCTGTATGCAAGCGGGTTGGTCCTGGCTGCATGATGACGGCAATAACACGCAAATGATCGGGTGGCTGGCTATTCTTTACACGGGGTTCGCATTTATCATCTCTCTTATCAGGGAAATAATAAAAGATATGGAAGATGTGGTGGGAGATGAAAAATTCAGGTGCCGCACCATGCCTATAGTATGGGGAATTACCGGTGCGCGGTTGTTTGTTATCACACTACTGGGTGTACTGGTGTTGGTGTTATTTGCCACTACTGTTGTGCTGCTGCGGGAGCAACGCTGGTTAATGGGACTGTATTGTGGGGGCATGATCATCACGCCGCTGGTGGCGGTGGCCGTAAAATTAGGAAAGGCAGCAACGACGTCCGACTACCACCGGTTAAGCACTTACATTAAACTGGTGATGCTATCCGGCATTGCTTCCATGCTCTTTTTTATCGTTTAA
- a CDS encoding phosphocholine-specific phospholipase C has product MDSRRDFLKKSLLLSGAAGFSTIIPTSIQRALAIDPRMGSTWLDAEHIVILMQENRSFDHSFGTLQGVRGFNDPRAVALPDKKPVWFQTNAEGETYAPFRLNIRDTKSTWMGDLPHSRPSQVDAYNAGKYDKWLIAKRPGNKAYAAMPLTLGYYTREDLPFNYAMADAFTVCDQNFCSAMTSTTPNRSFFWTGKITHDVDGLPKAHIRNENYSYGKLPWTTFPELLEENKVKWKFYQNDLSCGGGFKGEERSWLANFGCNLLEFFAAYNVKFSSRYVENLLKQVETLPDEINKLQEATPSSEEASGKIKADIIKKQEVLDNATAELVKWNKESFDKLSDKEKGLYYHAFVINSGDPGFRSISNVNFTDGGEAREMTVPSGDVLYQFRKDTNEGNLPTVSWLAGPQNFSDHPSAPWYGAWYVSEILDILTKNPEVWKKTIFIVTYDENDGYFDHVPPFSIPDAAKPETGKCSAGIDTEVEHVRLENELKQGVPPKQAREAPIGLGFRVPMLIASPWSRGGKVCSQLFDHTSTLQFLETFVNQKFNKNIRLENISQWRRTISGDLTAAFSPFNGTKLERLPFLNRDKFVENIYNAKFKQPPSGYKKFSDTEIADIIAKPDAGLAFQEKGVRPSPALPYELYADAVWNAASKQVEIKMSAGNTLFGKKAKGSPFTVVAPGNFTNENGAADISRNWSFAVSAGDSLSYGWPVDAFENKKYHLRLHAPNGFYREFTGNSNDPAVEIHCTYERDHKTKKPTGNIVVTVANLDPQKSWDVVIKDNAYKKNNLAKTLAKGSTGSLVLPLRESHGWYDFSIKIKGFEDFEKRYAGRVETGKESMSDPFMGKVIS; this is encoded by the coding sequence ATGGATTCAAGAAGAGATTTTCTCAAAAAATCATTATTACTATCCGGTGCTGCCGGTTTTTCCACAATCATCCCCACTTCCATACAACGTGCCCTTGCAATTGATCCGCGAATGGGAAGCACCTGGCTGGATGCAGAACATATCGTGATCCTGATGCAGGAAAACCGTTCTTTTGACCACAGTTTTGGTACCCTGCAAGGTGTTCGTGGCTTTAATGATCCTCGTGCAGTAGCTTTACCGGATAAGAAGCCGGTATGGTTCCAGACAAATGCGGAAGGCGAAACCTACGCACCTTTCCGCCTTAATATAAGAGATACAAAGAGCACCTGGATGGGCGACCTGCCGCATTCGCGTCCCAGCCAGGTAGATGCTTATAATGCAGGTAAATACGATAAATGGCTGATCGCCAAAAGACCAGGCAATAAGGCTTATGCGGCCATGCCGCTGACCCTGGGCTATTATACCCGTGAAGATCTTCCGTTTAACTATGCTATGGCAGATGCGTTTACGGTTTGTGATCAGAATTTCTGTTCTGCCATGACCAGTACCACACCTAACCGCTCTTTCTTCTGGACAGGAAAGATCACCCATGATGTAGACGGTCTTCCTAAAGCACATATCAGGAATGAAAATTACAGCTACGGCAAATTACCCTGGACCACTTTCCCGGAATTACTGGAAGAAAATAAAGTAAAGTGGAAATTCTATCAGAATGACCTCAGCTGTGGTGGCGGGTTTAAAGGAGAAGAAAGATCTTGGCTGGCAAACTTCGGCTGTAACCTCCTGGAATTTTTTGCTGCTTATAATGTTAAATTTTCATCCCGGTATGTAGAGAACCTGTTGAAACAGGTAGAAACACTCCCCGATGAAATCAATAAACTACAGGAAGCTACCCCTTCTTCTGAAGAGGCTTCCGGAAAAATCAAAGCAGATATTATCAAGAAGCAGGAAGTATTGGATAATGCTACCGCAGAACTCGTGAAGTGGAATAAAGAAAGCTTTGATAAATTATCTGATAAAGAAAAAGGTCTTTACTATCACGCATTTGTAATCAACTCCGGCGATCCAGGTTTCAGGTCCATCAGCAACGTTAACTTTACCGATGGCGGAGAAGCCCGTGAAATGACCGTTCCTTCAGGAGATGTATTATACCAGTTCCGGAAAGATACGAATGAAGGCAACCTGCCCACCGTTTCCTGGCTGGCAGGGCCGCAAAACTTTTCGGATCACCCCAGCGCACCCTGGTATGGCGCCTGGTATGTATCTGAAATCCTGGACATCCTTACTAAAAATCCGGAAGTATGGAAGAAAACTATTTTCATTGTTACTTACGATGAGAATGACGGCTATTTTGATCACGTACCTCCTTTCTCTATTCCGGATGCAGCCAAACCGGAAACAGGAAAATGCTCCGCCGGTATTGATACAGAAGTGGAACATGTACGGCTGGAAAATGAACTGAAACAGGGCGTACCACCCAAACAGGCCCGTGAAGCACCGATAGGACTGGGTTTCCGGGTGCCGATGCTCATTGCATCTCCCTGGAGCCGTGGTGGTAAAGTATGTTCACAGTTATTTGATCACACCTCTACTTTACAATTCCTGGAAACATTTGTAAACCAGAAGTTCAATAAAAATATCAGGCTGGAAAATATCAGCCAGTGGAGACGCACCATCAGTGGTGACCTCACCGCTGCCTTTAGTCCTTTTAACGGTACCAAACTGGAACGGCTTCCTTTCCTTAACAGGGACAAATTTGTAGAGAACATCTATAATGCAAAATTCAAACAGCCCCCTTCCGGTTATAAGAAATTTTCTGATACCGAGATTGCTGACATCATTGCAAAACCTGATGCCGGCCTGGCATTCCAGGAAAAAGGAGTACGGCCTTCCCCTGCACTGCCTTACGAACTGTATGCAGATGCGGTATGGAATGCTGCCAGCAAACAGGTAGAAATTAAAATGTCTGCCGGTAATACCCTCTTCGGCAAGAAAGCCAAAGGCTCACCATTTACAGTCGTTGCACCGGGTAACTTTACAAACGAAAACGGCGCAGCAGATATTTCCCGGAACTGGTCTTTCGCTGTTTCAGCAGGAGATAGTCTCTCCTATGGCTGGCCCGTTGATGCATTTGAAAACAAAAAATATCATCTCCGCCTGCATGCACCCAATGGGTTCTACCGCGAATTTACCGGCAACAGTAATGATCCTGCCGTAGAGATCCATTGCACTTACGAGCGTGATCATAAAACGAAAAAGCCAACCGGTAATATCGTGGTGACCGTCGCCAATCTTGACCCGCAAAAATCGTGGGATGTTGTGATAAAAGATAATGCCTACAAAAAGAATAACCTGGCCAAAACACTGGCGAAAGGAAGCACCGGCAGCCTGGTACTCCCCCTCCGCGAAAGTCATGGCTGGTACGACTTCAGCATAAAGATCAAAGGCTTTGAAGATTTTGAAAAAAGATATGCAGGTAGGGTAGAAACAGGAAAGGAAAGCATGAGTGATCCTTTCATGGGTAAGGTGATCAGTTGA
- a CDS encoding Gfo/Idh/MocA family oxidoreductase — translation MEQSAYNRRRFIRTAAITGIGLGLAGRASALFSGKQAGVGRRVGIIGLDTSHSVEFTKMLNAKDADPAYHGFRVTAAYAQGSKDIASSLEVVPGNLAKVKEFGVEIVDSIAALLEKVDVVLLESNDGRVHLEQAMPVLKTGKRVFIDKPIAASLADTKALFKAAEKYKAPMFSSSGLRFIDSIQDVVKGKIGKVMGADVYTPSPTEKTHPDLFWYGIHGVEMLFTLMGTGCIRVTRTTSETMDQVTGVWEDGRIGTLRGVIKGPYGFGGHAFGEKGIAPIGDFTSYHPLVLQITSFFETGIPPVRPEETLEIVAFMEAADESKRKKGAPVKMER, via the coding sequence ATGGAACAGTCAGCATACAATCGTCGCAGATTTATTAGAACAGCAGCAATAACGGGTATCGGGCTTGGCCTTGCAGGCCGGGCCAGTGCCCTTTTTTCAGGCAAGCAAGCCGGTGTTGGACGGCGGGTAGGTATTATCGGGCTGGATACTTCACACAGTGTGGAGTTTACCAAAATGTTGAACGCTAAGGATGCAGATCCGGCTTATCATGGTTTCCGGGTAACGGCAGCTTATGCGCAGGGTAGCAAAGACATCGCATCCAGCCTGGAAGTGGTGCCGGGCAACCTCGCCAAAGTAAAGGAATTCGGTGTGGAAATCGTTGACTCTATTGCCGCTTTACTGGAAAAGGTAGATGTGGTGTTGTTGGAATCCAACGATGGCAGGGTACACCTGGAACAGGCGATGCCGGTATTAAAGACAGGCAAGCGTGTATTTATCGACAAACCCATTGCCGCTTCCCTGGCTGATACAAAAGCCCTTTTTAAAGCAGCAGAAAAATACAAGGCGCCGATGTTCTCCTCTTCCGGGTTGCGGTTTATCGACAGCATCCAGGATGTTGTGAAAGGTAAAATAGGTAAGGTAATGGGCGCTGATGTATATACGCCTTCGCCTACGGAAAAAACGCATCCGGACCTTTTCTGGTATGGTATCCATGGTGTGGAAATGTTGTTTACACTGATGGGCACCGGTTGCATTCGGGTAACACGTACCACTTCAGAAACGATGGACCAGGTAACAGGTGTATGGGAAGATGGACGTATCGGTACATTGCGTGGCGTTATAAAAGGTCCCTATGGCTTTGGCGGACATGCATTCGGTGAGAAAGGCATTGCACCGATCGGAGATTTCACCTCCTATCACCCGCTGGTATTACAGATCACTTCCTTCTTTGAAACGGGTATCCCACCGGTAAGACCGGAAGAAACACTGGAGATCGTAGCATTTATGGAAGCTGCTGATGAAAGCAAACGTAAGAAAGGAGCACCTGTGAAGATGGAAAGATAA
- a CDS encoding nucleoside permease — protein sequence MLPSVRLRLSVLMLLEYFTWGAWYVTMGTYLLTVLKADAIQVGAAYANLSIAAIISPFFVGLIADRFFAAQKVLGVLHIAGAVTLYALSQVQGFSGFWWLILLYTLLYMPTMSLANSISFRQMKDTGREFPAVRVFGTVGWILAGLLIGYINIETTAGTFRIAAASSLLLGVFSFFLPDTPPVRKPVKLADILGLDALVLFKDRAYTIFFITAIAICIPLAFYYSFTNPFLNDAGMTYAASKMTLGQISEFLFMLLMPLLFIRLGVKKMLLLGMLCWVVRYVFFAFGDSGEHIWMLYAGIILHGICYDFFFVTGQIYTDRKAGAAVKSAAQGLITFATYGVGMLIGSYVSGLVAGRYSSTIAGVQHYEWRSIWLVPGGITLVFMILFIFLFKDNSKQ from the coding sequence ATGCTACCATCCGTCAGATTGCGTTTATCAGTACTCATGTTACTGGAGTACTTTACCTGGGGGGCCTGGTATGTAACAATGGGTACCTATCTCCTTACTGTTTTAAAGGCTGATGCCATACAGGTAGGGGCGGCTTATGCCAATCTGTCTATAGCAGCTATTATCTCTCCCTTTTTTGTAGGATTGATCGCCGACCGGTTTTTTGCGGCGCAGAAAGTGTTGGGCGTGTTGCATATAGCGGGAGCGGTTACACTGTATGCCCTCAGCCAGGTACAAGGCTTTAGTGGTTTCTGGTGGCTTATCCTGTTGTATACGCTCCTGTACATGCCGACTATGTCGCTGGCCAATTCGATCTCTTTTCGTCAGATGAAAGATACGGGCAGGGAATTTCCGGCAGTACGTGTATTCGGTACCGTAGGATGGATACTGGCAGGGTTGCTGATTGGTTATATCAATATTGAAACAACAGCCGGTACTTTTCGTATAGCCGCCGCCAGTTCATTACTGCTGGGCGTATTCAGTTTCTTTTTACCGGATACACCACCTGTCAGAAAACCCGTGAAGCTGGCTGATATATTGGGATTGGATGCACTGGTGTTGTTTAAGGACCGCGCCTATACAATCTTTTTTATCACGGCTATCGCTATCTGTATACCGCTGGCATTTTACTACAGCTTTACCAATCCCTTCCTCAATGATGCGGGGATGACCTATGCTGCCAGTAAAATGACGCTGGGACAGATTTCCGAGTTCCTGTTCATGTTGCTGATGCCGTTGCTTTTCATTCGCCTGGGTGTGAAAAAGATGTTGCTGCTGGGCATGTTGTGCTGGGTAGTACGTTATGTGTTCTTTGCCTTTGGTGATAGTGGTGAGCATATCTGGATGTTGTATGCAGGGATCATTTTGCATGGTATCTGTTATGATTTCTTTTTTGTAACAGGACAGATCTATACAGACAGAAAGGCCGGCGCCGCGGTGAAGAGTGCCGCACAGGGACTGATCACTTTTGCAACCTATGGTGTGGGCATGCTGATAGGATCTTATGTATCCGGTCTGGTAGCAGGCCGTTACAGCAGTACTATCGCAGGTGTACAGCACTATGAGTGGCGTAGCATCTGGCTGGTACCCGGAGGTATCACGCTGGTGTTTATGATACTCTTTATTTTTTTATTTAAAGATAACAGCAAGCAATAA
- a CDS encoding PQQ-dependent sugar dehydrogenase: MRRFCLLISLALLCACAGKRSVTRILCYTKDAESAWVKQLQETGKERGWEIVLTGDNQYFQEDSLKSFSAVCLPFSLTDSLSYRNIPALKRYAESGGGGILAIKDGDHHQQGWPWLKEWVELPVGKELQQDGGRLFILPPTAGTADMAPALGYLVGNNGYPDYSKSLMLAPPDTNSYTYTVLDHGLDEPMEMCILPEGNVLYVERKGAVKLYDARQRQTKVVGRFDVFSGIEDGLLGVALDPDYKKNNWIYFYYAPAGEKWFNKLVRLELRGDTLDKASEKVVMEVPTQRRYCCHSAGYLSFGPGGLLYLSIGDNTNAEETEGYTPVDERPGRGLSDDQGSSANSNDLRGSILRIKPEANGTYSIPDGNLFPKDGSQGRPEIYVMGCRNPYRFSVDMKNAFVYWGDVGPDTKVPSAEGNTLSYDEINQARKPGFFGWPYFNGNNEAYPLWDYANKKERPRLDPKHPINNSPNNTGIKELPPAQPAMIWYGDAASKIFPMVGKGGETAMAGPVYYSDLYKDAPYKLSEYYNGKLFIYDWIRHWIMAVTMDSAGNYLRMEPFIEHIDYAAPVDMQFAPDGSIYMLEYGTNWFAKNSDAKLVRITYSEGNRKPVPSIQASKLYGAAPLPVELSAAGSIDYDKGDKLSYKWQVEDKKLEGEKVNYTFSKPGVYKVNLTVTDNRGGESTTALDIKVGNTPPDVKVTTTANKSFYWDNSLLDYKVVVTDPEDGAIDSSKVAVSFDYLPMGKDLALVLGNNGGGGSMQYAKGHQLFWSLDCKACHTEKTTSVGPSLIEVAKHYPNNETTIGKLAAKIIAGGSGNWGGRTMSAHPDMKQDDAKEIARYIMSLADVSGSLPMQGVQPLKAHIGKGNLGGYLLMATYTDKGANNIEALTGRDYVMLRNPMVQVEDADEGNVRLGTITTEGMSYGYVQNNGFIRFNHFYLDGVKSIKYNLQLNGIGGVIEMRLDKPDGQLVSKATIPAKAAGDAKPGWKELTTPIEAVSGQHDLYFVFKSVDGKDGYLFNIDWLYFSNNN; encoded by the coding sequence ATGAGAAGATTTTGCTTACTAATTTCGCTGGCGTTGCTTTGCGCTTGTGCCGGCAAACGTTCCGTCACACGGATCCTCTGTTATACCAAAGATGCAGAAAGTGCATGGGTAAAACAGTTGCAGGAAACAGGTAAAGAAAGAGGGTGGGAGATTGTATTAACAGGTGATAACCAGTATTTCCAGGAAGATTCCCTGAAAAGTTTCAGTGCGGTATGTCTTCCTTTTTCGTTGACCGATTCACTTAGCTACCGTAATATTCCTGCATTGAAACGTTATGCAGAATCGGGCGGCGGCGGTATTCTCGCTATCAAAGATGGCGACCACCACCAGCAGGGATGGCCTTGGCTGAAAGAATGGGTGGAATTGCCTGTAGGCAAAGAACTGCAGCAGGACGGAGGCAGATTGTTCATCTTACCGCCTACTGCCGGAACTGCTGACATGGCACCGGCACTTGGTTACCTGGTAGGCAATAACGGTTATCCGGATTACAGCAAATCACTTATGCTGGCGCCACCGGATACTAACAGTTACACCTATACGGTGTTAGATCATGGCCTGGACGAACCCATGGAAATGTGCATCTTACCGGAAGGCAATGTACTCTATGTGGAACGCAAGGGTGCGGTAAAACTCTATGATGCGCGGCAGCGGCAAACGAAGGTCGTTGGCCGCTTTGATGTTTTTAGCGGTATTGAAGACGGATTGCTCGGCGTAGCCCTGGATCCGGATTACAAAAAAAATAACTGGATCTATTTTTATTATGCGCCTGCCGGCGAGAAGTGGTTTAATAAACTGGTTCGCCTGGAACTGCGTGGTGATACACTGGACAAAGCCTCTGAAAAGGTGGTGATGGAAGTGCCTACACAACGCCGCTATTGCTGCCACTCTGCTGGTTACCTGTCTTTCGGTCCCGGTGGCCTGTTGTACCTGTCTATCGGCGACAATACCAATGCAGAAGAAACAGAAGGCTATACACCGGTGGATGAAAGGCCAGGACGCGGTTTATCCGATGATCAGGGCAGTTCAGCCAACAGCAATGATCTGCGTGGATCGATCCTCCGGATAAAACCCGAAGCTAATGGTACTTACTCTATTCCTGATGGTAACCTCTTCCCGAAAGATGGTTCCCAGGGTCGTCCTGAAATTTATGTAATGGGCTGTCGTAATCCCTATCGTTTTAGTGTGGATATGAAAAACGCATTTGTGTATTGGGGAGATGTAGGACCGGATACCAAAGTACCTTCTGCAGAAGGAAATACATTGAGCTATGACGAAATCAACCAGGCACGCAAACCAGGGTTTTTCGGCTGGCCTTATTTTAACGGTAACAACGAAGCATATCCTTTGTGGGATTATGCCAACAAGAAAGAACGTCCACGGCTTGATCCGAAACATCCTATTAATAATTCTCCCAACAATACCGGTATAAAGGAACTGCCGCCTGCGCAGCCAGCGATGATCTGGTACGGCGATGCTGCCTCCAAGATTTTCCCGATGGTGGGTAAAGGTGGTGAAACGGCCATGGCCGGTCCTGTATATTACAGTGACCTGTACAAAGATGCGCCGTATAAATTATCTGAATATTACAATGGGAAGTTGTTTATTTATGATTGGATACGCCACTGGATTATGGCGGTAACGATGGATTCCGCAGGTAACTATCTGCGTATGGAACCATTTATCGAACATATTGATTACGCAGCACCGGTAGATATGCAATTCGCGCCGGACGGCAGTATTTATATGCTGGAATACGGAACGAACTGGTTTGCTAAAAATTCAGATGCGAAACTGGTACGGATTACTTATTCAGAAGGTAACCGCAAGCCGGTTCCCAGTATCCAGGCCAGTAAGCTTTATGGTGCGGCGCCTTTGCCGGTGGAGCTTTCCGCAGCCGGTTCTATAGACTACGATAAAGGAGATAAACTGTCGTACAAATGGCAGGTAGAAGATAAAAAGCTGGAAGGTGAAAAAGTAAACTATACTTTTTCCAAACCGGGCGTTTATAAAGTGAACCTAACGGTAACGGATAATCGTGGAGGTGAAAGCACCACTGCACTCGACATCAAGGTGGGTAATACTCCGCCGGATGTAAAGGTGACTACCACGGCCAATAAGAGCTTTTACTGGGATAACTCCCTGCTCGATTATAAAGTAGTGGTGACTGATCCGGAAGATGGTGCCATAGACAGCAGCAAAGTAGCGGTGTCATTTGACTACCTGCCAATGGGTAAGGACCTGGCGCTGGTGCTGGGTAACAATGGTGGCGGCGGCAGCATGCAGTATGCAAAAGGGCATCAGCTCTTCTGGTCGCTGGATTGTAAAGCCTGTCACACGGAGAAAACAACTTCCGTAGGGCCCAGCCTTATTGAGGTGGCGAAGCACTATCCCAATAATGAAACGACTATCGGTAAACTGGCCGCTAAGATCATTGCAGGTGGTAGTGGTAACTGGGGTGGACGTACGATGTCAGCACATCCGGATATGAAACAGGATGATGCGAAAGAGATAGCCCGGTATATTATGTCGCTGGCTGACGTGTCCGGCTCCTTGCCTATGCAGGGTGTACAGCCGCTGAAAGCGCATATTGGCAAGGGTAACCTGGGTGGCTATCTGCTGATGGCTACTTATACAGATAAAGGCGCCAATAATATTGAAGCACTGACCGGTCGCGATTACGTGATGTTACGTAACCCGATGGTACAGGTGGAAGATGCGGATGAAGGTAATGTGAGACTGGGTACTATCACAACAGAAGGAATGAGTTATGGATACGTACAGAACAACGGTTTTATACGGTTCAATCATTTCTACCTCGATGGTGTGAAGAGCATAAAGTATAATCTCCAGTTGAATGGTATCGGTGGTGTGATAGAAATGCGCCTGGATAAACCGGATGGACAACTGGTAAGTAAAGCCACTATTCCGGCAAAAGCAGCCGGAGATGCCAAACCAGGATGGAAGGAGTTGACAACGCCCATAGAGGCTGTTAGTGGACAACACGACCTGTATTTTGTATTTAAAAGTGTAGATGGGAAAGACGGGTACCTGTTTAATATCGACTGGTTATATTTTTCAAACAATAATTAA